AGCCTACGTGGGGTTAGCTGATTTGCTGACTCTTACACCACAGGCCCCCCCTCTTTGTCTTTTAATATTCCTACAGTGGTAGAGTACGAGGTAGGGGTGGTGTCTTCCCTTATGCGAGTATTTGCAGCTTTTTGCATATGGCTACAGTCGTCTCATGGCACGTCATTGTTTCCGTTGTAATCATTTTGCAGGTGTGGGGCTTTTCGTTCTTCGTCAGGGTCTTCTTGGAGTGACCCTGTCGCTTCTATAGGTGTCGTCGTTATTGctataaaaaatctttttatttatgtcacaaattgaacaaaaataattttatttatcctcattttaatattctaataatgcttatgatcctacatatttttcactaattttattttagctcttttatattccttatgctCTCCACATTGTTTCTATAGAcattaaaaaagtattttttattagttgtgatatttatatttttttcatttttttgcaaaatattttttaaatgtttataattCATACTTTATCTCCAccaaattaatcatttaataaagtaatatattaattatctaaaataaattCTATTCATCTTAATTTCAATAAATATTAACTTCAATTTGTTATTAACTTCAattaattatctaaaataacttctattcatataattaattaatttctataattaattagaagtatttcaaacttgtaAATAATAACTTTTAGTCTTTAACAAAGTGAAAAATGGTATGGGGCTAAGTACaaatgaacttttttttttaaaaaaaaaaactgataaaaatgCTTACGGAAAACTGTAAGGACAAATCGGAAAGGGAGGGAAAAGGCCCTAGTTTGAGACACAAACCCCAGGGAAGAAGTCAAGGAAGGGTGTCTATCTCCAATttccataaaccctaaaaaccagCAAATACTCTTGCTTTATTTTCTATCTCTAATTCGTCAATTTTTGTCGTTGAAAATTCTTTGACATTTTAGTATTTGTCTTTACTTTTGTTCATCAGTATTTGATCctgtttacaaaatttgtttCTATGGCGAAACTTCTTCGCCATGCTTCTTCTTTGCGCCGCACTCTGTTTCCTCCTGAGgtatttttccttattattttacattttaattttaattttttttttttgggtttttcaccACTCATGACATAAATTTGTGCATATGTGGTTGTTGATTTTGTTGAACAAATGAACTGTAGTTAGGAGTACTATTATAGAATGCGTTTGTGAATTTTTTACGGTTATTGACTGTTTTTTTTATTCCCTAGAGCTTCAAGAAGGAGATTTTGGGCATGTCTTCTCAGTGTAGAGAGTTTTCTTCAAAAGGTAAATtcacaatttattaatttttggatTCTGACTAAAAGCTAAATCTGCTTTTCGTTTTTACTGTTAAGAATGCGTGGTTGTATGATTTAAAAGGGAAACTGTCCGATGATTGATTTTGAAATGATgcctttttttgtttgatattgTTATCATAAAAACTGGATTGTGTTGGACATTGTGTTTCTTTGAAATGCAGCAGCGATGCATTTCGATGATTGGTTACTTTCTTCATGTTAAAGTACATAAAATGCGTTGTATAAGTCCTTCATGATGAAGCTtgttcaaataatttgaaacttTGATATGGTTTGAGAACCTATTTTGCTTAATTTGCCGTTTTGACTAAGGTGTGCAagtcttggtttgttttgtatataGTCCAAATGTCAAATATAACTTCAAGTTCTTTGGTTGATTGCCATATCACTTGGGAGTTTTTCATGTAATCTTTTTGATTCCCACATGTACACGAAAAAAATTCCTCTATTGAAAAAGAAACTTTAATGGTATTGTATAACACATTCTGTTTTTTTGGTCGGGTAAGGTTTGAGAATCTGTAAAGGCAAGGGAAAAGGGGGAATGAATCTTTTTTAGTTGGTGGTGTGAATCTAAACTTTTTTACAAGGGTTAAAGGGAAAGCCTTTTAACTACTTGGCTAACCCTTTGATTCTCAAGacaaatttttaagtttttgagTTTTGATCTTGCTTTTACTTTGTTCTTTTAAATTCATTTGCACCGTGCCAACCTCCTATGGGTGCTTTGGTGAAGGTCGGAGAAAATCTAAATCAGATGGAAGTGACTCTAACGAAGAGGGTTTGTCAAAGAAAGAATTGGCTCTTCAACAAGCCCTAGACCAAATTTCGGCTTCTTTTGGAAAAGGAACTATAATGTGGCTTGGTCGTTCTATAACTCCTAGAAATGTCCCAGTGGTGTCTACTGGATCATTTGCTTTGGACGTAGCTTTAGGTATTGGCGGACTTCCTAAGGTACTTTTTTTTGGGTATTTGCTGGCTTTTAGTATTCCATATATAGAATATCAAATGTTTGATGTTGGAAGGAAAATTCTTGGTTTCTATTTCtagtattatattttaaatagagctTGTTGATGCTAAGATGGATACCATTTCTTTGGAATAGTCGCATACTTTATATACTTGTCATCTGATTGTGTTTTGGAATTTTTACCTTGAGCAGGTAACTAATAGGCTAATGGGTTTCTGTATAATATatcttgttttattcttttGATCATGAATTCTTTGTTGGATCATGTAGGGGCGTGTAGTGGAGATATTTGGGCCAGAGGCGTCTGGGAAGACTACACTATCCCTTCATGTAATTGCTGAAGCACAGAAGCTTGGAGGTTGCTTTAATAGCATTCAGTCAACCCTCTTTATTCTGtttcaaaattgattttaatttattttgttcattttttatcctAGAAAGATATACATGGGAAATTAGTTAAACATTTGTTAGTATTCCTTCTCTTAACCATTTTAATATGTCGCAATAAATTGTTTATCTGTGTACATATTTtgcttttattgttttatttttcattgcaCTGAATTAGTGCTTAGAATGTATTCGATGCGGTGCATGCTCTTAACTTTTACGTCATTTTGTTTCTTTCTACATCACTTCCCCAACTTTTCTGATCTCTAGTTGATGAAGCACTGAATATGCACATAGGGATACACATTAAACTTTAGAACTAATCTGTTGCTGGGTTAGAAGTGGGTTAAAATGCATGGGATTTTTTTAATTGCTTATAGTGGGTAAAGTTAGAGACTTTTGTGGTTTGTGGATTAAGGGGGGGTGTTGGATGGATTTGGGGTTGATGATTCAATGGTAGACTGTTTGTAGGTTTAGGGCATTGAGTTTTGGTTTTGTGTTTAAGGTTTAGGGATATGGTGTTGTTGGAGAGTGTTAGAGGTTAATCTTTTGTGGGGATGATGAATGTCGAATGGATGAATGATAGATTAAGCAACATAAATCTGAAATTCGATTTAGAAAATACCacattaatcaaatttaagATCTCCAAGAATACCATTAACTTGCTCAAGGTTAACAAGCATGTATGAGTCTCCTTATTCCCAATTGTGAAAGAGTATTTTGAAGCCAAGATAAGAACAGATAGCTCTTGCAGTTTCTGATCAAAATCCGTCTCCCTTTTAAagaataaagtaattaaatatttacaGTACAAACTTTGATTTTTTCTGAAGAAAGAGAATGCAACAAGAAAGGATAATAGGAAATTAAGTAAAGTTGACAAAGTTGCTGAAAAGTAAGCTGCACATCTCTCTTCACACATGTATTTCATTGAACACTAACTTGTTTTGATCATCAATCCATCAAAAGATAGAATTTTACTCATTGTTGACCATCCACATGAAAATTctatattttcaatattttatcttctttttgcCAAAGGTAAGATAATATCTTGCTTTCCTTAACTCCTTAACAAATTCAACGTCTCTTATATTTTCTGAAAACCAAAATCAGATGTGGTGAGCTAGTAGATTTAGGCCCCAACTTCAGACTTGGGCTCGAAGTGGCTTTGGACTCCTCTCTGCGTCTTGGGACTATCTCAGACCACATTAATTACAACTAATGCTAAAACAAAGTTAAACTTGAAAGGAAATAACTAGCCTACTAATTCTACTAAGACCTATTAAGAACTTAGAACTGTGATGAACTAGGAAAGCTCAAACACCAAGTTGTAGTAGCACTTATCCTCTCTTGCGTAAACTTGGCTATGGAAAACTTCTTGGATATTGGTGAGTGGTGACCACTTGCTTAATTATGATAGGATACTTCATGACCTCCAATGGACAAGGATCACCATCATATGTAATTTCTGGCTTGGTAGGAGAAGATAAAGTTCttctacaaatatttttttttaaattccctGCAGCATTGGACTgcttatcaataatgaatgaatgctATTCAACCTTTAAGTGGTCAAATCAGATCTTTTAATATCTATTGTTTGCTTCGTTGACCACCAATTTCATTGATTTATATGCGTTGTTATATTTGTGCAGGCTATTGTGCCTTCATTGATGCTGAACATGCACTTGATCCAGCTCTGGCTGAAGCTATTGGTGTAAATACTCAAAATTTGCTTCTTTCACAACCTGATTGTGGTGAACAAGCTCTTAGCCTTGTTGACACTCTTATTCGAAGTGGTTCAGTTGATGTTGTTGTGGTAGATAGCGTAAGGAACCTTTCTAGCTTGATGCATTTATTTCCCCTCATTCCAGCACTTGTCGAAAAGTATGCCTTATCATCTGTCTACAGATACTTTTCCTTCATCTGGGTGATGGAGCTCTTCAATTACTGTCGTTGTTTGGTGTTTTTGTTCAACAACGTGAATGATGTCAAAGCCCCAATCCAAAATATGTAGCTGGCTTAATATGAGGTCCTATTGTAATTTGAATTGACCTTGTGCGATTCAAATTACAGACTGCTATATCAAACCCCTGTAAAGTTCCCTTTGTTTTTGTCTgactcatttttttcattttttttctccatttgGATTACCCAACAGCGTAATGTCATATTAAAGCCGCATCCTGACTCCTTACCCTCTTACTCACAGACTTGAATCCCCCCAAATGTCTCCACACCATGAACAACCTTGACCATTGTTCACCACTAATTACCAGCTACCTTTATCTTCAGGTTGACCTCCAATTCACCTTAATCAACTTCCTCGACCTAACCACAATCTTAATTGGCTCAGTCAGCTTTGCACTCCCCTTCTCTGCAACGTTTATTGCCATCATGAACGGCATCCCAGATTGCAGAACTTGCTGCCAAAACATTTATCGTCATCATAGTTCACACTCAAAATTTGCACACCCCTCCACCAGTACCTCCGTTGCCATTACCGCTACCTCAATAATTCATCTGTTGGACTGGTGTAGTTGATGAAGATGCTCTCATGGTGAGACATGATGAGGATGTTGGAAGACAGGAGTTATGGACTTTAGAGCAGTTAACTTTTTCCATTTTTCATGCTGCCCATATATCTGCAAGTTAATTTGAAAGGGAAGATAGTGAGTTCATGATAATGAACGAAACAAAATAGCTTAAAGGgacgctttttttttttaataatcttattTGTTTCCTTGCCCTTCTTTTTGCCCTTTATAACATTAAAGCCCCTCGTAATAATACACTTTTTTATGGTCTGCTTGGTGTGCTTTTATTATGTCATTAGCATGCTCAAGTGATCACTTCAACTGAATTATTTTCatgattaaattgatttttactgtCTTGAACTGTTTTCTGCCCATTAGAATGATATATATTTCTAAATGTTTTATTTCTGAACATTATCTTTGTAGTTAAAGTGGCCAGGACCTTAGATTATGTACTCTACTGATAAACACTGAATTTTTCTCTGTTGCAGGTGGCTGCGCTAGTGCCAAAAGGAGAACTTGATGGTGATATGGGTGACGCACATGTGGCAATGCAAGCAAGATTAATGAGTCAAGCACTTCGTAAATTAAGCCATTCATTGTCTCAATCACAAAGTATATTGCTATTCCTGAATCAGGTAGAGATATTAGAGCTTTGGTGTATTTCTCTCCTGTTTAATAgggattataaaaatatattgtaaACTTGGTAAAAACTATATCTCATCATTGATTATCATGTTTTATATTGTGAGCCTGTTAGCATTTCTATGAAGGCTAAGATATTGTGTTCTTGAGTAAAGTTAAAGAGCTGCTTGAGAATTATTGTAAACATAATCTGAAGTGTACTTATTATCAATAATCATTTTTACTCTTGAAAGTCTCTATTAGCTATTCAAGTGTATAATGTTTTTTGTCTCCTTCTGGAGCTGTTCGGTTTTATATTGACGggattaaatttttataggtcAGAGCAAAGATCTCAACTTTTGGATTTGGTGGTCCCACTGAAGTAACTTGTGGTGGTAATGCTTTAAAGTTCTATGCATCAGTTCGCCTGAACATCAGGAGAACTGCATTTGTCAAGAAAGGAGAAGAGGTATATGTAAACTTGCTTTTTGCCCCTGAAAGGTTGGTTTTATAGATGGAACTTAAACTTATATGGGCTTTTTATGCTTTAAGATCTATTTTCtttgtaaaataaatttatttaatttctgTCTTAACCAATTTGTTTTAAAAGAATTTTGGAGGTGGGGGGTAGTGATTATTTATGCATTAGAGATTTCATGTTATATACTCAGATAACAATTAGAGAATGGATATTTACTGTTATATTCTTATGAGGACTTGTGGTGGACTTTATACCTCTTATGTTGGTATCATGACTTGATGCTAAAATATGATATAGGACTATTTCTCTTTTTTGGGAAGGTTTTGCTTCATGGCTTCAATTGACAATAATACAGTGGTTCGCAAATAAATAATggagaaataatttttttatactaagTCAAAGTAGTGTCTGATGTATTTTTTGCATGTTTCTACTGGTTGGAGATTTGGATTCTGGGTCGGTTTTTCAAAAGTTTCACTTGATTTGGCATGATAATTAGTAAGTTTCTAGCCATGTAGAAGTTGTGTATATTAGCATGACTATGCGTTATTCACAGAATCACCTGTATtcattacaaataataattcaaGTCATATTGCAAACAGTTTAAGTATCTGATGATTCGAAAAAGAAAGGTTATACGTTATGGGTTAAGAATTACAACAACCTTGAAATATTTATCTCTTAACTAGCTGTGATGTTTTATTCCGTAGACTATTGGGAGCCAAGTTCTTGTAAAGGTCATAAAGAATAAGCATGCACCTCCGTTTAAAAATGCTGAATTTGAACTTGAGTTTGGCAAGGGTATATCTCGAGCAGCGGAGCTTATAAGTCTTGGTGTCAAGCACAAGCTAATTGAAAAGAATGGTGGCCATTACCGCTTCAATGGTCAAACCGTTCATGGAAAAGATgcacttaaaaagtatttaagtGAGAATGTAAGTGCAGCTGAAGAACTCGCATCGACTCTTAGAGAAAAATTACTACATTCAGCCGAGGAGGTTGCAGAGGCTGAGGAAGATGCACTTTTGCCTGACCCAACTGATGAAGATGTAGGGACAGCTGCAGAAGCATAAGATcagctcttttttttttcctccggTAGCCGTTGATACTGGAATCCATAAGTTTATGCCGTACCGCATCATGCATTTTAGGAAGAGTGAGGTTAGTTCCATGTAGTTTCGAAGGTGTATATTTCACTTGTGACAGTAAACTAGAA
This genomic stretch from Amaranthus tricolor cultivar Red isolate AtriRed21 chromosome 9, ASM2621246v1, whole genome shotgun sequence harbors:
- the LOC130824423 gene encoding DNA repair protein recA homolog 3, mitochondrial isoform X1, giving the protein MAKLLRHASSLRRTLFPPESFKKEILGMSSQCREFSSKGRRKSKSDGSDSNEEGLSKKELALQQALDQISASFGKGTIMWLGRSITPRNVPVVSTGSFALDVALGIGGLPKGRVVEIFGPEASGKTTLSLHVIAEAQKLGGYCAFIDAEHALDPALAEAIGVNTQNLLLSQPDCGEQALSLVDTLIRSGSVDVVVVDSVAALVPKGELDGDMGDAHVAMQARLMSQALRKLSHSLSQSQSILLFLNQVRAKISTFGFGGPTEVTCGGNALKFYASVRLNIRRTAFVKKGEETIGSQVLVKVIKNKHAPPFKNAEFELEFGKGISRAAELISLGVKHKLIEKNGGHYRFNGQTVHGKDALKKYLSENVSAAEELASTLREKLLHSAEEVAEAEEDALLPDPTDEDVGTAAEA
- the LOC130824423 gene encoding DNA repair protein recA homolog 3, mitochondrial isoform X2 gives rise to the protein MAKLLRHASSLRRTLFPPESFKKEILGMSSQCREFSSKGRRKSKSDGSDSNEEGLSKKELALQQALDQISASFGKGTIMWLGRSITPRNVPVVSTGSFALDVALGIGGLPKGRVVEIFGPEASGKTTLSLHVIAEAQKLGGYCAFIDAEHALDPALAEAIGVAALVPKGELDGDMGDAHVAMQARLMSQALRKLSHSLSQSQSILLFLNQVRAKISTFGFGGPTEVTCGGNALKFYASVRLNIRRTAFVKKGEETIGSQVLVKVIKNKHAPPFKNAEFELEFGKGISRAAELISLGVKHKLIEKNGGHYRFNGQTVHGKDALKKYLSENVSAAEELASTLREKLLHSAEEVAEAEEDALLPDPTDEDVGTAAEA